The following is a genomic window from Janibacter sp. DB-40.
CCATGGACCCCGCCGGTGGTCTTCTCTCCACCCCTGCCGACATGGCCCGCTGGGGTGGTTTCATCGCCGACCCCGTCGAGGAGGTCCTCTCCCCCGACACCCTCGAGGAGATGTGCCAGCCGCAGGTCATGGCCGACACGGTCGGCTGGGTCAGCGCGTGGGGCCTGGGGCTGCAGCTGGTCCGCCACGAGGGCCGCTTCTGGGTCGGGCACACCGGCGGCTGGCCGGGCTCGATCACCGGGGTCTTCACCGAGCGCTCCTCTGCGACCACCGGCCTGATCATGATGAACAACTCCGCGCCCGTCCCGCCGGCCACCGCTGCCGTCGAGATGGGCACCATCGCGATCGAGCGCGAGCCGGTCGAGCCGGAGCCGTGGGAGCCCGGCACCGAGCTGCCCGCCGACCTCGTCCCGCTGCTCGGGCACTGGTACTCGGAGGGCACCCACTTCGTCCTGTCGGTCAGGCAGGGCGCGCTCGAGGCGCGCATCGCCGGTCAGCCCAAGGAGCAGCCGCCGTCGGTCTTCGAGCGCGAGGGCGCCGACCGATTCCGCACCGTCTCCGGCCGGGAGCGGGGCGAGCTGCTGCGCGTGCAGCGGGACGCGAAGGGGGAGGTCAGCCACTTCAACTGGGCCACCTACCGCTTCGACCGTCGGCCGATGGCCTTCGGCGAGTGGCTGTGACCGTCCTCAGCTCGTCGCGCGCTCCCAGTCGGCCACCGGCCCGCTGACCACGTCGAAGAGCGGGTGGGCGCGCGGCGCGGCGATCACCAGGTCCGCGGCCCAGTCCGGCGAGCGCTGCTCGCACTTGGCGAGCAGGTGGCGCCACTCGAGCTGCAGCTGGTCCTCGGTGACTGTCATCCGCAGCGTCGGGTCGGGCGCCGGGACCACCCGGGAGCGGTCGAACCGGTAGCCGCGGCGGTCCGCCTCGTCGGCGAGGCCGAGGAGCCACGTGGCCACCCCGACGACCGGGTCGTCCAGCTGCTGGAAGCGCACCAGCTGCGGGTGCCGGGTGTACCCCTTCGTCCGGCCGAGCAGCACGGCCTGCGCCAGCAGCCCCTCGCGCCAGCCGGAGACCAGGGCCGCCCGGTCCAGCTGGGCAGGGTCAAGACTCCACAGCCGCATGACGTGAGCGTAACCGGAGCGGACGCAGGGGTGGGGTCGTCCGGCTCAGGCCGACGTCCGCACCGTGCACCCACGCAACGCCTGCACCCGGTCGTGCGGACGTCGCGCCAAGGACGGCCCCTCCCCTTCGTCCGCGGCCACCCACGGCCCGCGCCAAGGACGACCCCACCCCTTCGTCCGCGACGGTCTCGAGGCTCAGCCGTGGACGGCTTCGCACCTCGACCAGCGTGGGTCCGGGTGGCGGCGACTCAGGCGAGGTGCTTGCGCAGCTCCCGGTTGAGGACCTTGCCCGTGGCGTTGCGCGGCAGCTCGTCCATGAAGACGACCTCGCGCGGGACGCAGTGGCGGGCCCGGTGGGCACGCACGTGCTCCTTGACCGCGTCCTCGTCGAGGGAGTGCCCCTCGCTGACGGCGACGAAGGCGGCCAGCCGCTGCCCGAAGTCGGGATCCGGCACGCCGACGACCGACACCTCGCGCACGGCGGGGTGCTCGGCGAGCAACCACTCGACCTCGGTCGGGTAGACGTTCTCGCCGCCGCTGACGATCATGTCGTCGTCGCGGCCGTCGACGAAGTACAGGCCGCCCTCGACGTGGCCGACGTCGCCGGTGGAGACCAGGCCGTTGATGAAGTCCTTGGACCTGCCCTCGTTGGTGTACCCGTCGAAGACCAGCTCGTTGCCCGCGAAGATGCGGCCCGTCTGGCCGGCGGGGACCTCACGCCCCTCGTCGTCGTAGATCTTCACGACCGTGCCCAGCGGCGGGGTGCCGGCGGTGTTGGGGTCGCGGCGCATGTCCTCCGGCGTGGCGATGCACACCCAGGAGGCCTCCGTCGAGCCGTAGAGGTTGTAGAGGACGTCGCCGTAGGCGTCCATGAACTTCGTGGTGAAGCCGGAGGGGAAGGCCGAGCCCGAGGTGGCCACGACCCGCAGGTTGCGACGGGCCCGGGCGCCCGGGTCCTCCGGGAGCTCCATCATCCGCTGGAGCATCACCGGGATGGCGAACATCGCCTGCGGCTGCTGCTCCTCCAGCGCCGCGCGGGCCGCCTCCGGCGTGAAGCGCCGCTGCAGGATGATCGTGGCGCGCAGGGCCATCGACAGCTGCATCGCGGCGTAGCCCCACGTGTGGAAGATCGGCGCGGAGATGAGGATCCGGTCACCTGCGTGGAGCGGGATCCGGTCGATGATCGAGATCAGCGGACCGAAGCCACCCGGGGTCTTGCGGGCGGCCCCCTTCGGCGTGCCCGTCGTGCCCGAGGTGAGGATGATCGTCTTGCCGCCGCGGGCGGGGACGGGCAGCTCGCTCGCGCGGGGCGCGGCCTCGACCCGGCGGGCCAGCTCGCTCTCCGTGACCTTCGGCATCGACTCCGGCAGGTGGGTCACGACCTCGGCGAACTCGTCGTCGTGGATGAGCGCCCTGATCCCCTGCTGCTCGCAGACCTGGGCGAACTGCGGCCCGGACAGGCCGGTGTTGCCCAGCACGAGGTCGATCCCGATGGCCGAGGTGGCGCACATGACCTCGATGGCCTGCACGTGGTTGCGGGCGAGCAGCCCGATGCGGTCACCGGCCGT
Proteins encoded in this region:
- a CDS encoding serine hydrolase domain-containing protein → MAFTEETARALTARALTAQTDGRVPGLAAGVARKGGLEWFRGIGTIDLASPGDAPDEDTQYPVASNSKTFTAVAVMALRDEGRLSLDDTVDEHLSDSSHARVTIRQLLSHTSGMQREPVGDVFDTLEMPTREELLAGWSGAERVGRPHDRWHYSNLGFSVLGEIIARLDGGTWEESIRRRILDPLGMSRTGTAPIGRGAKGYYVPPFADVPVEEPVLDARAMDPAGGLLSTPADMARWGGFIADPVEEVLSPDTLEEMCQPQVMADTVGWVSAWGLGLQLVRHEGRFWVGHTGGWPGSITGVFTERSSATTGLIMMNNSAPVPPATAAVEMGTIAIEREPVEPEPWEPGTELPADLVPLLGHWYSEGTHFVLSVRQGALEARIAGQPKEQPPSVFEREGADRFRTVSGRERGELLRVQRDAKGEVSHFNWATYRFDRRPMAFGEWL
- a CDS encoding AMP-binding protein produces the protein MSINALTVAKTMAKRGMLAPGPPTNQVKQLTALKKWGFGLAGEIRQAANRSPKAVAVVDETRGATTYAELLANSEKISVILNEMGFTAGDRIGLLARNHVQAIEVMCATSAIGIDLVLGNTGLSGPQFAQVCEQQGIRALIHDDEFAEVVTHLPESMPKVTESELARRVEAAPRASELPVPARGGKTIILTSGTTGTPKGAARKTPGGFGPLISIIDRIPLHAGDRILISAPIFHTWGYAAMQLSMALRATIILQRRFTPEAARAALEEQQPQAMFAIPVMLQRMMELPEDPGARARRNLRVVATSGSAFPSGFTTKFMDAYGDVLYNLYGSTEASWVCIATPEDMRRDPNTAGTPPLGTVVKIYDDEGREVPAGQTGRIFAGNELVFDGYTNEGRSKDFINGLVSTGDVGHVEGGLYFVDGRDDDMIVSGGENVYPTEVEWLLAEHPAVREVSVVGVPDPDFGQRLAAFVAVSEGHSLDEDAVKEHVRAHRARHCVPREVVFMDELPRNATGKVLNRELRKHLA
- a CDS encoding pyrimidine dimer DNA glycosylase/endonuclease V — encoded protein: MRLWSLDPAQLDRAALVSGWREGLLAQAVLLGRTKGYTRHPQLVRFQQLDDPVVGVATWLLGLADEADRRGYRFDRSRVVPAPDPTLRMTVTEDQLQLEWRHLLAKCEQRSPDWAADLVIAAPRAHPLFDVVSGPVADWERATS